The Melioribacteraceae bacterium 4301-Me genome contains the following window.
CCTCGTGGATATGCTATTTGGGTAAAACAAAGTGATTATATAGCATATACTCCACCATCGCCTTTGATAATATCTAATAATTCTTTAGAAAACAATGAGATTAAAGAAGAATCATTACCTGTTGAATACAAATTATATGATAATTTCCCAAATCCTTTCAACCCAACAACTACTATTAGTTATCAAATTCTAGAAGATGGTTTTGTTTCATTAAAAGTCTATGATATATTAGGGAATGAATTAAAAACATTAGTAAATGAATTGAAGGCAAAAGGTGTTTATTCTGTTACGTTTGACGCCTCTGGACTTTCTAGTGGAATTTATTTTTATGTCCTTAATGTGAATGGATATCATTCAATGAAGAAAATGGTGCTTCTAAAATAGTTTCTCAGCTGTAAATTAGTCAAGAAATTTTAACGCCCCGTAGTCTCCTAAAAATTATATCAAGACTACGGGGCGCTTTTTTATTTTTTGCTTACTTTTGATTCTTCGAAATTGCTAATAATTGGTTTTTTAGATTTTGTGCACCAGGATAGTTCTTATCTAAACTCAAGCATCTGTTAACCATCTCAAGCGCTTTGGCTATGTCTTTATTTAATGCATATGCACCAGCAAGATTGTACAATGTTTGTGTATCGTTAGGATTAAATTCATAACTTTCTTTTAAATATTTGATTGCTGGTAGAATTCTATTTTTATATAAATTAATATTACCAAGCCATTTGGTGCAAAATTCACCAGGCTTTATTTTATAACGGCTTAATAAAATATTGTAAGCGTCATCATACATCTTTCTTTTTATAAGTTCAAGTGCAACATTATCGTAGTATTCAACAACTACAGGATATTGATAAATTAGACTATTCATTGTTGCTAAATAATTATTCATGTCATTTTTTCTTAAGTAATAATTTGCTAAAAGTTCGTGTCCTTTAATCCAATTCATTTTATCTATAACAATATCATAAGCGATGCTGTCTTTATAGCTGTTTAGTTGCCAATAGTTTTTGCGAGGAAAACTCTGAGGATTTTTTACAAAAGGCCAATCGTTTTTTAATACTTTAATTCTAAAGTCTGCAATGGTAGAATCTAAACCCGAAAAAGGAAACTGCGCAATTGTAATACTATCTTGTTTATTAAATGGAATTTGCGGGTGAGCGCCTATAGGCAGATAATTCATTTTAGACATTATTTCGTAAAAAAGTTTTCCCATCAACTGATAACCATGCAAAATAGGATGAAGATGGTCTGTCATCAAATTATTTCCTGTAATGCCGTTTGGACTTTCACTTTCAAACAGAGAATCTATATCGGCAACTGGAATATTAAATATTCTTGCAAGTTCTTTAATGCTGTAATTTATTTTTTCCGGCGCTCTAAATCTCAATTCATCTAAATCTTTTGCAAGGCGGTATAGCGAATCAGCTTTGTGAAAATTGTTATTTGAGTATTCAAGTTCGGCAAGTTTATAGATTGAGTCTGCCGCTGGAAATTTATTACTTTTTTGGGAAACAAAGGGAGGCTGGTCTTTTAGGTTGCTCGCTAATGTTCCAATTATTACATGCACTTTTTTGTTTGTAATCCATTTTAATATGTCCTTAAAGTTTTCGGTGAATTGATTAATTCCCGCATTAAAAGTCTCTGATTTGTAAGCAATAAATTGATTTTTCGCCATACGCGACATTAGAGTGCCGCTCTTTTGTTTTTCTTCATTGCTCGATAAAACTTCTCTGCCCCATCTTATAAAATTTTTTATCAACTGTACGGTCTTAAATTTATTTAACCATATTGCAGTATTTACCATCATTACAGAAGACCCCAAATATTCGAGTGAACCGACTCCTAATGCACCATAATATTCGTTGTGTCCAGCATAAATTAAAATCAAATCTGGTTTTTGTTCCAAAACATCTTTGATTATATCGCGTATTGTATAACTATTAACAGCGGTCAAAGAAAGATTTACAACTTCAATTGTGTTATTTGGATAGGAAAGCTCAAGTCGCTTTCTAATGTATCGTGAAAATGATCCCAAAGGCATGTAAGGATAACCAGCAGCACTGCTCCCACCTAACACAAAAACTCTAAATGCGTTGTCCTTCTTTTCTTTATCAAAAAAATCTTCTATTGAAGTAGGAACTGATTTTACATTATTAAAATATCTCCATGCAAAATCGGGGTTTAACATATATTTATCATCTGTAGCAGAAACCCAAGTATCAAGATTATACCCATAATTAAAAATGCGCAAACTTATTTCTAAAACAATGAAAAAGAGAAAAGGCAAAGAAAACAAAATTAAGTAAAAGTACTTGGGAGGTTTTAGTTTCTCTTCACTACCTATAATTTTTTTAACCTCACTAATATCAACGTTTAATTCCTTAGCTATTTTTTCTGCAGGAATGCTGTTTTTCTTTGATTGAATGTATTTAATCTGTTTTTTAGATAGACTCAATTTTTATCCGTATGTTTTTTGTCCGAAAAAATAATAAAAATTATTCCAGAAAGGTTGTTGAAAAAAGGGTTTTTTATTTTGTATCATACAATGAAATCAATAAATAATATCAATTGGAAATTACAATATCTATTTATAGATTTATTTTGTTCATGTATTATTGTTTAACTTTTATGACAAATATTCTAATCTTATCTAACATTATTTTATGAATATCCTCGGCATATCAGCATTTTACCACGATAGCGCTGCAGCTTTAATAAAAGATGGAGAAATTATTGCTGCAGCTCAAGAAGAAAGATTCAGCCGAAAAAAACACGACCATCGTTTCCCTTTAAATGCAATTAAATTTTGTATGGATTTTGCAAAACTAAAAGTTGAAGATATAGATTATGTTGCTTTTTACGACAAGCCTTTTCTGAAGTTTGAAAGAATTCTTGAAACATATTTAATGTACGCACCAATAGGAATAAAATCATTTATCAAATCAATGCCCTTATGGATAAAAGAAAAATTGTGGATTAAAGAACTGATTAAAAAAGAACTAGGCTACAAAAAAATGGTTCTGTTTCCAGAACATCACGAATCTCATGCTGCATCAGCATTTTTTGCATCTCCTTTTCAAGAAGCTGTATTTATAACTGTAGATGGAGTAGGTGAATGGACTACCGCAAGTTACGGCATTGGCGAAGCTAATCAAATCAAAATATTGGCAGATATTAAATTTCCTCATTCGCTCGGCTTGCTTTATTCGGCTTTTACATATTATACTGGTTTTAAGGTTAACTCCGGTGAATATAAAGTTATGGGTTTAGCTCCTTACGGTGAGCCTAAGTATGTTGATAAAATTTTGAATGAGTTAATCGATTTGAAGGATGACGGCTCATTTAAAATGAATATGAAGTATTTTAATTATTGTGCTGGACTAACAATGACGAATGATAAATTTCACAGGTTGTTTGGAGGACCCCCAAGAAAGCCCGAGACAAAATTAACGCAGAAAGAAATGGACATAGCACGTTCAGTTCAAGAAGTAACAGAGGAAGTAATGTTGAGAATGGCAAGACATGTTAAAAGGGAAACTGGAATGAAAAATTTGTGTCTTGCAGGAGGCGTTGCACTTAATTGCGTAGCTAATGGAAAAATTTGGAAAGAAAATATATTTGATAATATTTGGATACAACCTGCTGCAGGTGATGCTGGCGGAGCAGTTGGTGCTGCACTTTTTACTTGGTATCAATATTTGAATAATTCGAGAATTGCAGATTCTTCAACAGATTTTCAAAAAGGTTCTTTTTTGGGCCCGCATTACGATGATGCTTACATCGAAAAGTTTTTAACCGCTAACAAAATTCCATACTTAAAAGTTAGTGACGATAAAGAACTGGTAACTAAAACCGCAGAATTAATTGCTGAAGAAAAAGTAATTGGCTGGTTCCAAGGCAGAATGGAATTTGGACCAAGAGCATTAGGTGCAAGGTCAATTATTGGGGATGCACGTTCGCCTAAAATGCAATCTGTGATGAATTTAAAAATCAAATTTAGAGAAAGCTTTCGCCCGTTTGCTCCATCTGTTCTTGAAGAGAAAGTTTCTGAGTATTTTGAAATCGATTACCCGAGTCCCTATATGCTGCTTGTTGCAAATGTAAAAAAAGAACGACGGAAAGAAATGTCAAAAAAAGAAAAAGAACTGTGGGGAATTGATAAACTTAATGTTGTGCGTTCCGATATTCCAGCAGTAACGCATGTAGATTATTCAGCAAGAATACAAACAGTAAACAAAAACATTAATCCTCTTTACTATCAATTAATTTCAGAATTTGAGAAACTAAGCGGTTGTGCAGTAATTGTTAATACTTCCTTCAACGTGAGAGGTGAACCAATAGTTAATACTCCAGAAGAAGCATATAAATGTTTTATGAGAACTAATATGGATTATTTGATAATGGGGCATTATATTTTGAATAAACAAGAACAAGAACTATTAGATAAAGATATTGATTGGAAAAAAGAATTTGAGCTTGATTAACAACTAAGTGTTGATTCAGATATGTTAATGGAAGAAATAAAAAATATTAAAAGCGATAAAAAAGAATTAAGAAAATTCGGAATTACAATTGGGTTGGTGTTTACTCTAATTGGGTTATTCTTGTATTTTAATGATAAATCTGCTTTTTCATATTTTCTAATTGGCGGTGTGCTGTTTATAATAGCAGGTATTTTCTTTTCTGTTGTATTAAAACCACTTCAAGTGGTTTGGATGATTCTTGCTGTTATAATGGGATTTATTATGACAAGAGTAATTTTGTCAATTTTGTTTTATATTGTTCTTACACCTATTGGCTTTTTTATGAAAATAATCGGCAAAGATTTACTAAATGAAAAAATTAACAGAAACACACATAGTTATTGGAATAAAAGAGAGATAACTGAATACAAAAAAGAGTTTACGGAAAGACAATTTTAATAAGGGAAATAAAATGAGCAAACTTTCTATAGTATCTGAACTCTGGGCTTTTTTAAAAGTTCGCAAAAAGTGGTGGCTGTTACCAATTATCATTTTCCTAGTACTTTTGGGCGGGTTAATAATTTTAACACAGGGCTCAGCGCTTGCGCCTTTTATTTATGCGATATTTTAAAATGCCGCGGTTTAACTTATACTTCCTTATGCCTAAATTTTTTTATGAAAATTTGTGTTAAAGATATATTTGGATTTTTACCTGCTCAGCAATAATTACTGTCATTTACATTAATATCAAAATTTCGTACCGCTTTAGTGAAATCAAAAAGTTTCCATTTTTTGCCTTATATTCTTTATTCGTTATTAGGTCCCTCAGCAAACTTTTTGAAGGGATGTACTCACCCGCTTTTAACTTAATTGTATTCTCTTCGGGATTATTGTTAATTAATATAAAAGCACTTTTCCCTTTATAGTTTCTTGAATATCCAAGTATACTTTTATCGTTGTCAATAACATAAAATTTTATATCACCGAGTGAAAGACACTCATTTTCTTTTCTAATCGAAATTAGTTTTTGATACCAGTCAAAAAGTTTTTGGTCGAATTTTACTTTGTCGGCCGACCTAAATTTGCCATTTGGTAATAAAACTTCATCATCATAAGTTGAATCGTACCAAACCATTGGTTTGCGATCATCTGGGTCATCTGCTCCCCACATTCCGGCTTCATCACCATAATAAATATGAGGTGCACCCGGCATAGTAAATTGGATACCTGCAATCAGCTTTTGTTTTTTAATTGCGGTCTCATCAGGCTTCCCAACATTAATTTTAGGGTTTTGATTTAAATTACCAAGATGATCATACCAAATATCAGGATTCATTAGCATTGTGCCAAGTCTTTCTGTATCATGACTCCCCATTAAATTCATCATAACATAGAAGTTTTCAACTGGATACTGAGTCATTAGAGTTTTGATGCTGTCTACAAATTCTTGTGGGGAGATTTGTGTTTTTTGGTCGGACACAAATTTTTTTACAGCACGAGTAAATCGATAATTCATAACTGCATCAAACTCATCTCCTTGAAGCCAAGGTGCGGCGTTCATCATTTTATTATGCTGCCAATCCTCCCACCAGATTTCTCCTGTGATATATGCTTCGGGATTAATACCTTTTACCCATTTTCTAAATTCTTTCCAGAAATTATGATTGACCTGCTCAGCAACATCAAGCCGCCACCCATCAATTCCATCTGATGGATCGCCATCGCCATTTGGGTCCATCCATCTTTTTACTATTTCGTGAATTAATTCTCTTGGACCGTGAACGATTCCATTTTCATCTTCTCTAAATTCTGGTAAATCTTTAACGCCCATCCAACCATGATATTCAAATTCATTTTGTGGGGTTGAAGGGTTATCCCATTTTTCGATAACAAACCAATCTTTGTATTTAGATTTTTGTTGATTTTTTACAACATCTTTAAAAGCCCAAAATTGAGTGCCCACATGATTAAACACACCATCAATAATTATTTTTATTCCTCTCTTGTGACATTCTTGGATTAATTTCAGAAATAATTTATCAGCTGTTGTCCATTGCCATGTTGATGGGTCATCAGGATTTTCTTTTGACCAAATTTCCTCATCTTTTTTGGGATTTGGTCCAAAGTTATTATCTATATGTCTGTACATTGAAGCATCGTATTTGTGAAGCGAAGGTGATTCGAATAATGGATTAAAATAAATTGCAGTAATGCCAAGCTTTTGGAGGTAATCTAATCTGTTCATCACCCCTTGCAGGTCGCCGCCGTATCTTCTTAATCCAGCATTCCAATAAAAATCATGGCCATTATTTTTTTCCCACGGCTGCATTTGATACCAGTCAGATTTCCAAGGAGAAATATGCCATCCTTCTGGAATGAAGTAGGGCCAGCCGCCTTCCATATCTTTCGGCTTTGGGTCGTTTGTTGTATCGCCATTGCAAAATCTTTCAGGGAAAATTTGATACCAAATTGCTTTTTTAGCCCATGTAGGAACTTTTGAAATATTATTTGTTCCGTTTTGAGCATTGATAAAAATGAGAGGAACAAGTAGTAGGATTACTAATAAACGATAAGACTTCATTGATTGTCTCCCAAAATAAAAAATTCTCTGCGCCTTTGCGTCTCTGCGGTTAATGCCAAAAGGAAACCGCAGAGGCGCTGAGACGCAGAGCAAAGTTAAGATTAATTATTCTTCTTCTACCTTTACTTCTTCGTTAGAATGCTTTTTTAGTGGAGGTCGTTCGTACATGATTGTCATCTCCTTATATGTATGTTCAATATTTTCAGCAATTTGATCCCATGTAAATCTCCAAGTCCAATTACCACCTAATTTTGAAGGAAAGTTCATTCTCGCTTCATTGCCAAGATTTAGAATATCCTGCATAGGAA
Protein-coding sequences here:
- a CDS encoding carbamoyltransferase, with translation MNILGISAFYHDSAAALIKDGEIIAAAQEERFSRKKHDHRFPLNAIKFCMDFAKLKVEDIDYVAFYDKPFLKFERILETYLMYAPIGIKSFIKSMPLWIKEKLWIKELIKKELGYKKMVLFPEHHESHAASAFFASPFQEAVFITVDGVGEWTTASYGIGEANQIKILADIKFPHSLGLLYSAFTYYTGFKVNSGEYKVMGLAPYGEPKYVDKILNELIDLKDDGSFKMNMKYFNYCAGLTMTNDKFHRLFGGPPRKPETKLTQKEMDIARSVQEVTEEVMLRMARHVKRETGMKNLCLAGGVALNCVANGKIWKENIFDNIWIQPAAGDAGGAVGAALFTWYQYLNNSRIADSSTDFQKGSFLGPHYDDAYIEKFLTANKIPYLKVSDDKELVTKTAELIAEEKVIGWFQGRMEFGPRALGARSIIGDARSPKMQSVMNLKIKFRESFRPFAPSVLEEKVSEYFEIDYPSPYMLLVANVKKERRKEMSKKEKELWGIDKLNVVRSDIPAVTHVDYSARIQTVNKNINPLYYQLISEFEKLSGCAVIVNTSFNVRGEPIVNTPEEAYKCFMRTNMDYLIMGHYILNKQEQELLDKDIDWKKEFELD
- a CDS encoding SxtJ family membrane protein; the encoded protein is MEEIKNIKSDKKELRKFGITIGLVFTLIGLFLYFNDKSAFSYFLIGGVLFIIAGIFFSVVLKPLQVVWMILAVIMGFIMTRVILSILFYIVLTPIGFFMKIIGKDLLNEKINRNTHSYWNKREITEYKKEFTERQF
- a CDS encoding DUF5989 family protein, producing the protein MSKLSIVSELWAFLKVRKKWWLLPIIIFLVLLGGLIILTQGSALAPFIYAIF
- a CDS encoding glycoside hydrolase family 13 protein is translated as MKSYRLLVILLLVPLIFINAQNGTNNISKVPTWAKKAIWYQIFPERFCNGDTTNDPKPKDMEGGWPYFIPEGWHISPWKSDWYQMQPWEKNNGHDFYWNAGLRRYGGDLQGVMNRLDYLQKLGITAIYFNPLFESPSLHKYDASMYRHIDNNFGPNPKKDEEIWSKENPDDPSTWQWTTADKLFLKLIQECHKRGIKIIIDGVFNHVGTQFWAFKDVVKNQQKSKYKDWFVIEKWDNPSTPQNEFEYHGWMGVKDLPEFREDENGIVHGPRELIHEIVKRWMDPNGDGDPSDGIDGWRLDVAEQVNHNFWKEFRKWVKGINPEAYITGEIWWEDWQHNKMMNAAPWLQGDEFDAVMNYRFTRAVKKFVSDQKTQISPQEFVDSIKTLMTQYPVENFYVMMNLMGSHDTERLGTMLMNPDIWYDHLGNLNQNPKINVGKPDETAIKKQKLIAGIQFTMPGAPHIYYGDEAGMWGADDPDDRKPMVWYDSTYDDEVLLPNGKFRSADKVKFDQKLFDWYQKLISIRKENECLSLGDIKFYVIDNDKSILGYSRNYKGKSAFILINNNPEENTIKLKAGEYIPSKSLLRDLITNKEYKAKNGNFLISLKRYEILILM